The genomic stretch CTCTCTATCGGCTCTGAACTTGCCGATAATTATCACCTTGGCGATATCAGCGGCATCCTCAATGAAGTGACCGCCCAAATCGGCCAGATAACTAACGAGCTTCAAGAAGAAGTTATGCGGGCGCGCATGCTCCCGATCGAGCAAGTGTTCAATAAGTTCCCGCGATTGGTTCGCGACCTCGCTCGCAACGTCGGCAAAGAAGTTAATTTTGTCCTCGAAGGCCAAGAGACGGAAATCGACCGGTCGGTTCTTGAGGAGATCGGCGATCCGCTCATTCACCTAATTAGAAATGCGATCGATCACGGTGTCGAGACGCCTGAAGAGCGCAAGAAAGCGAAAAAACCCTCTGAGGGCAATGTATACCTCGGCGCACGCCATGAGGAAAACCACATCGTGGTAGAGATATCCGATGACGGCAAGGGCATGGATGCGCAAAAGCTTAAAGAAAAAGCCATAAAGAAAGGCTTTATTACACCTGAGGCCGCGGAACGAATGAGCGACCGCGATGCCTATGAGCTTATCTTCTTGTCGGGTTTCAGTACTGCTGACAAGGTTTCCGAGATTTCCGGGCGAGGCGTCGGCATGGACGTCGTTCGCAACAACATCAAGAAGATAAACGCGAGCATAGAGATTGATTCGGAGCTTGGCAAAGGAACGAAATTTATGATCAAGCTGCCGCTGACCCTAGTAATCGTCGATGCGCTGACGGTTGTTGTCGAGGATAAGCTCTATGCGATTCCGCTGAGCATGGTAAAAGAAGTGCTCCACCTGGAAAAAGACGATATCAAGATGGTCGAGCGGCTTGAAACAATTCTGCTTCGCGGAAGCGTTCTACCGCTATTACGGTTGAATGAACTCTTCGGCAATAGCGGTTGCGGTCGCAACTGCGACGATTTACACGTAGTCGTAGTCGGTTACGGCGACAACAAAGTCGGCATCGTCGTCGACAGCTTGGTTAGCAAAATGGAAATCATGATTAAAGCGCTCGGTGACTACCTCGGCGGCATCGATGGAATCTCCGGCGCAACGATCCTCGGCGATGGAAGAGTCGCACTGGTTATCGATCCGGTTAGCCTTATATCTAAGGTTGATACCCAGCGTACTATATCCACCCAGACGGTTGATTTTGGCAAGAAATCAAAACGCAAAAAGATTGCGTAATCAATAAGGATGCACCGCATGCGCAAGCTTTGCAGGTGCGGCGACATCAAAAGAGGGGAGATTACAGTGACAAAGCTAGCTGCAGGACTGACCGAAAAACAGCATAATATGTTGGAGCGTATCCTTAAGCTTAGCACTGATAGTTCGGCAGTCGCACTATCTGAGATGACTGAAAAGTCTATATTCTTAAAAGCGCCGAAGCTTGGCGTGGGGTCGCTTGATTCGATTATTGATATGGCGGGAGGGTATGAAACCATAGCCATTAGCGTATGCCTGATTTTTGACGGCGACATCAAGGGCAACATGCTCTTAGTGTTCCCGGGCAAGAGCGCGTTCAAGCTTGTAGACCTTGTTATGCAGGCGGAGGCGAACAGCCAGAAAGAGCTTGATGAAATGGCGATCTCCGTACTCGGCGAGGTCGGCAATCTCGTAAGTGCTTATTTCTTAAGCACACTGTCCGACTATACCGGGATGGACCTGCGTCCATCGTCCCCGATGCTGACCCAGGACATGATCGGTGCGATTATTAGCACAGCCATGTTAATGCTGGCACGAGCTCCAGAAGAAGTTCTTTTCATCGAGACCGAGATATCCGGCGCAGCACGTAAGATCGACGGATACTTAATGTTGTTCACCGACGAAGATTCACTCAAAAAGCTTCTTCATGCGATCGAAAAGAGGTAAAGCGGTGCCAGAAACATTTACGGTGGGAATCGGTGAGCTAAAGGTATCCAAGGAACAGCGCGCAGTTATCATTACGCGTGGTTTGGGTTCATGCGTCGCCGTCTGCCTCTACGATGCTACTGCGAAGATAGCTGGAATGGCGCATATCATGTTGCCTGAGGACAATGGCAAAGAGACCACGCTCCTGGCGCGATTCGCCGATACCGGTGTGCCGAGACTATACGATGAGATGATTAAACAGGGTGCGAGCCCTCGACATATGACTGTGAAAATTGCGGGCGGCGCCAGGATGTTTCAAATGCCGGGCGGCAATAGTCTGCTAGAAATCGGCGAGCGCAATGTTAAGGCAGTGACAACGGTGCTCACGACGCTTAAGTTAAAACTGGTCGCTGCCGATACAGGTAAAGATTACGGTAGAACTGTTGAACTATCAGTGGCTGATGGCGAACTTCTCGTAAAAGCAATAGGCCGCAACACGACTGTAATATAGGAGGAAGTAGGATGGGAAAGAGCGTCTTAGTCGTCGACGATGCTGCTTTCATGAGGATGAAGATCATCAAACTGTTATCTGATAATGGGTTTACCGTTGTCGACGAAGCAGGAAATGGTGAAGAAGCTGTTATTAAGTATCAACAGCATAAGCCGGATCTAGTCATCATGGACATCACAATGCCGGTTATGGATGGTATTGCTGCTATCACGGAGATTAAAAAATTCGACGATGCTGCAAAGATTATCGTTTGCAGTGCCATGGGCCAGCAGAACATGGTTATCCAGGCAATCAAATCAGGGGCTAAAGATTACGTATTAAAGCCGTTCCAGCCAGATCGCGTTCTTGAAGCAGTCAATAAACAAATCGGTTAACAGTACGGGGGTATCACTGTGGCACGTATCAGGGTCCTCGTCGTAGATGATTCGTTTTTTATCAGGAAGCGCCTTATCGACATACTATCCAGCGATCCCGAGATAGAGGTGGTCGATGGTGCGCAGAACGGTATCGAGGCTATCGAAAAGGCAGCAATGCACAAGCCGGACGTCATCACGCTCGACGTCGAAATGCCGAAAATGGATGGTTTAACGGCACTCGACCATATAATGAAAGACCATCCGACTCCTGTATTGATGGTAAGCACTTTGACCGAAGAAGGGTCGGAAGCAGCTGCAATCGCACTCTTAAAGGGAGCGATTGACTTCGTGCATAAGCCGACTGAGCTCACACACATGCGGCTGGCCGAAATCCAGCAAGAACTTATCACCAAAGTTAAAAACACAGCGAGGGCGCGTCCAAAAGGTCGATTTAGCACACCTGCCGAACGAGCGGTAGCTACCGAACCATCGTTTACCTCGCATAAAGGGCATAACAAGCTGGTGATGATCGGCTCTTCCACCGGTGGGCCACGGGCGCTTGTCGAGGTTCTGCCACGACTACCAAAGAACTTTCCGGTGCCCATAGTTGTCGTTCAACACATGCCCCCGGGTCCGTTTATTGGGTCTATCGCCAAGCGTCTTGACGCAGAATCGAACATTCGTGTTCGGCAGGCCGAAAATGATGACCGGCTTGAACCCGGTGTAGCATTGATCGCCCCAGGCGGCATGCACTTGCTTATTGAAAAAGGAGGCATCACCAAGTTCAACCACGGCCCGGCGGTCAATGCGGTAAAGCCATCGGTTGATGTCATGATGAACTCCGGTGCCGAAGTATATGGTGCAAATTCAATCGGTGTCATCTTAACGGGCATGGGCCATGACGGCGCGAGTGGTATGTCGACGATTAAGAAAAAAGGCGGATGCACGATCGCCGAAGATTCATCAACATGTGTCGTGTACGGTATGCCAAAAGCAGTCGTTGAAAATGGGGATGCAGATCGCGTGGTTCCCGTCGAGCGCGTTGCCGCCGAAATAGTTAAGTTTCTTGAGGAGTAGAGAAATGGCAAGTCCAGCATATATTGATACACCAGAATATAGATATTTTGTCGAAACAGTGCTGCGTCTCAGCAACATTAATCTTGCTAATTACAAGCCGTGGCAAATCCAGCGCCGGCTTGCGTTTATCATGAATCAATCCAACGTCAGTGACTATAGAGCTTACGCTGACATGCTAGCGGCAGATAAAGAACTGCTGGCAAAGTTCGTCGATTGGGTCACGATAAACGTATCAGAGTTTTATCGCGACCCGGCAAAGTTCAAAGAGTTGCAGGATAGGATATTTCCGGAGTTTCTCAAGCATAATCGCCAGCTTAAGGTCTGGAGTGCCGGGTGCTCGAATGGCTCAGAGCCGTACACGCTCGCGCTTATTCTCGAGGAGCTTGCGCCGGGCGCAAAACACACGATTATCGCCAGTGATATCGATGACCGGATTTTGGAGGCGGCGGCACGGGGGCACTATCTCGAGCGGGATGTGCGAAATGTGCCGAAACATCTGCGCGAGAAGTTCTTTACGATGCACGGAGATGAAGTCATTATCAGCGACGAGATCAAGCGCCGTGTAACCTTTAAGAAGCTCGATCTGCTCAAAGACCAATACGATTCGAACTTCGATCTCATCTTGTGTAGAAACGTTGTCATCTACTTTACCAACGATGCCAAAGATAGAATTTATCACGGGTTCTGGTCATCGCTTAATGAACACGGTGTTCTGTTCGTAGGTGGGGCTGAAAGCATTCTTAATGCGCGTGACCTCGGGTTCCGTGCAACCATACCATTCTTCTATGCGAAGAATCCATCGTTTGGAGGGCTCAATGTCAAGCAAGCGAGTTAAGGAAATTCACGACAAGATTAATGCCATGCCTCTTTTCTCGCAGGTAGCCGACCGAGCGCTCTCGGCGGAGCGTGACCGCAGTCTCGACGGAAGTCTCGACGAACGGGGCTTTCATCATCCGGGGCTGGCCCGTCAGATTTTGCAGATGACCAATCTGACATCATACGGGTTTTCCGGGAACCGGGCGGGCTCCTTTGAGTCTGATGCGATAGAGTCGGGCAACGTTATTCGCAGTATGATGCTCGGTTTCTCGCTTCAGGACTTTATCGGCAAAGAACTTCCCGCATACGGGTTTGCCGAGAACGAGTTGTGGGAGCACGTGATGAACTGTGGCATATCTACCTGGATGATCGCTTCAAAAGTCGGTTATGCAGACCTCGAAACCGCATTTGTCGCAGGCATGATGCACGACATCGGTAAAGTAATTTTGAACGAGTTTTTAGCTGAAGAAAGCGGGAATGTTGTCGATACAATAAGTCAAGAGGATGAAACTATCGTACACGCAGAACGGAAAATTCTTGGGATCGATCATGCTGAAGCCGGTGCGCTTTTAGCCAAGCATTGGGCTTTCGATGAGAAAATAATTGAAGCCATCAGATATCATCACCAGCCTGAGAAGGCTGAAATCGATCCAGATCTAACGGCTCTCGTGCACCTGGCGGACTGCGTCTCGCTGAGTATCCGCCAAGCTGTAAGCAGCAACGACTTAGCTAATTTATTAATGGGGGATTTTTCAGGTCTTCCTCAAAGCACGTAGGTTAGGCAGGGGTAACCATGGGACAGGATGTCCAAAGCAAAATATTACGAGAGGTACGCGACCTTCCGCCTTTTTCGGCCATTGCGAATCGGGCGCTGAAGCTCACTAACGACCCAAAATCATCAGCTGTTGATATCAGCCGGGTCATCTCTTATGATGCCGCTTTTACCGCCCGAGTCTTGCGCATGGCAAACTCGGCATATTACGGTTTTACCCGTAAGATCACAACGGTTAGTGAAGCTATCGTAATTCTTGGCTACGAAACGCTCAAAAGCGTGGTTCTTGCACTTACCCTGCAAAAGTTTTACGACCAAGAGGTTAAAGGATACGGCCTTGAGAAGGGCGATCTTTGGAAGCATTCGGTTGGATGCGCGCTTGCGGCGCGCCTGATCGCCAACCAGGTACGTTATCCACAAGTTGAGCAGGCGTTTGTCGCCGGTCTTTTACATGATGTCGGCAAGATTATCCTCAATCAATATGTTCGCAAGGAAATCGATAATATAGTTGAGCTTGCGGCGCAACAAGGTCTCTCGTTTGCGGAGGCCGAGCGCAGGATTCTAGGGTTCGATCACCAGGACATCGGCTCCAAAGTAGCCGAAAAGTGGAACTTCGACGAAAAGATCGTCGAGGCGATTTACCAGCACCATCGACCGGATCGCGCGAAGAAGGACCCGGAGCTTACGGCAATCGTTCACGTTGCCGATTTTATATGTTTAAGTCTAGGGCTTGGCGTAGGTAGCGATGGAATGCTTTACCCGCTCAAGAAAGAAGCCCTTGATGTACTCAACCTTGAAGAACCTGAGATAGATAACCTTATCTTCTCGGCGTATAACATATCCGAAGAGATTGAGAAGATTTTAGCTTAAAAGCGAGCAGGGTAGAGCCGAGAAGTAGAAACAAAAGAGAAGGGACGTTAACAAATGCTAAAAGTCGAATTTGTAAATCCGTTTCTCGAGGCCGCGATGGAGGTCTTCGTGACGGAGACCGATCTAGATTTAGAAAAAGGGCCGCTTTCGGTCCAGAAGTCTTCGATTACATCACAGGAAGTAAGTGTGCTGATTGGTATTACAGGCCAGATTCACGGCCAGGTAATCTACGGGATGTCGTCAAAGACAGCTAAAAAAGTCGCTTCTAAAATGATCGGTCAACCGGTAGCACTGATGGATGAGCTGGCGCAAAGCGCGATCAGCGAACTCGGCAATATGATCACAGGTCTGGCAACGGTGAAGTTCAGCGAATCATATAAGAATCTTGCGATCACACCGCCAACGCTTATTGTCGGCAATAACGTCATGATATCGACTATGGATATCCACCGCCTTTATATCGTTTTGATGAGCGAACTCGGCGATATCGAGATGAGTATTGCCCTCAAAGAGCATATGGTGCAAAGCGATATTGGGGTTGCTTCAGCTAGAAGATCCGCGATATAGTATAGTCGTGTGTACGCTAAACGCTTGGCGGAAGGAGGTG from Candidatus Aquicultor sp. encodes the following:
- a CDS encoding chemotaxis protein CheA; translation: MDLVFDASPEDLKVFVQEAEELIQQTDENILRLEKEGEDPELIQEIFRAAHTIKGSAGMLGHERMAQLMHAWETLFDKVRKGELSVTAELIDILLDCLDALKVLKDECYTLKSSGIDIAPLSSKLLSFAEGTVIQAKDDAPTEMTLDDEDIQAISLAEIGGSSAYRMVIKISENSPMPSVRLYQVVEELQPLGQIMKSNPSMEAIENAECGTDLELILITDEDQSRIESIVKSISELSSFTIDAFQDEAEAPKEQAKPAKSKTKGKKTSETDAAAETQSTATVADERILDRGPEARGKSQQETTQIKAAPIKTVRVDVERLDHLMNLVGELVIGKTRLLSIGSELADNYHLGDISGILNEVTAQIGQITNELQEEVMRARMLPIEQVFNKFPRLVRDLARNVGKEVNFVLEGQETEIDRSVLEEIGDPLIHLIRNAIDHGVETPEERKKAKKPSEGNVYLGARHEENHIVVEISDDGKGMDAQKLKEKAIKKGFITPEAAERMSDRDAYELIFLSGFSTADKVSEISGRGVGMDVVRNNIKKINASIEIDSELGKGTKFMIKLPLTLVIVDALTVVVEDKLYAIPLSMVKEVLHLEKDDIKMVERLETILLRGSVLPLLRLNELFGNSGCGRNCDDLHVVVVGYGDNKVGIVVDSLVSKMEIMIKALGDYLGGIDGISGATILGDGRVALVIDPVSLISKVDTQRTISTQTVDFGKKSKRKKIA
- a CDS encoding chemotaxis protein CheC produces the protein MTKLAAGLTEKQHNMLERILKLSTDSSAVALSEMTEKSIFLKAPKLGVGSLDSIIDMAGGYETIAISVCLIFDGDIKGNMLLVFPGKSAFKLVDLVMQAEANSQKELDEMAISVLGEVGNLVSAYFLSTLSDYTGMDLRPSSPMLTQDMIGAIISTAMLMLARAPEEVLFIETEISGAARKIDGYLMLFTDEDSLKKLLHAIEKR
- a CDS encoding chemotaxis protein CheD, translated to MPETFTVGIGELKVSKEQRAVIITRGLGSCVAVCLYDATAKIAGMAHIMLPEDNGKETTLLARFADTGVPRLYDEMIKQGASPRHMTVKIAGGARMFQMPGGNSLLEIGERNVKAVTTVLTTLKLKLVAADTGKDYGRTVELSVADGELLVKAIGRNTTVI
- a CDS encoding response regulator; the encoded protein is MGKSVLVVDDAAFMRMKIIKLLSDNGFTVVDEAGNGEEAVIKYQQHKPDLVIMDITMPVMDGIAAITEIKKFDDAAKIIVCSAMGQQNMVIQAIKSGAKDYVLKPFQPDRVLEAVNKQIG
- a CDS encoding chemotaxis response regulator protein-glutamate methylesterase, which gives rise to MARIRVLVVDDSFFIRKRLIDILSSDPEIEVVDGAQNGIEAIEKAAMHKPDVITLDVEMPKMDGLTALDHIMKDHPTPVLMVSTLTEEGSEAAAIALLKGAIDFVHKPTELTHMRLAEIQQELITKVKNTARARPKGRFSTPAERAVATEPSFTSHKGHNKLVMIGSSTGGPRALVEVLPRLPKNFPVPIVVVQHMPPGPFIGSIAKRLDAESNIRVRQAENDDRLEPGVALIAPGGMHLLIEKGGITKFNHGPAVNAVKPSVDVMMNSGAEVYGANSIGVILTGMGHDGASGMSTIKKKGGCTIAEDSSTCVVYGMPKAVVENGDADRVVPVERVAAEIVKFLEE
- a CDS encoding protein-glutamate O-methyltransferase CheR encodes the protein MASPAYIDTPEYRYFVETVLRLSNINLANYKPWQIQRRLAFIMNQSNVSDYRAYADMLAADKELLAKFVDWVTINVSEFYRDPAKFKELQDRIFPEFLKHNRQLKVWSAGCSNGSEPYTLALILEELAPGAKHTIIASDIDDRILEAAARGHYLERDVRNVPKHLREKFFTMHGDEVIISDEIKRRVTFKKLDLLKDQYDSNFDLILCRNVVIYFTNDAKDRIYHGFWSSLNEHGVLFVGGAESILNARDLGFRATIPFFYAKNPSFGGLNVKQAS
- a CDS encoding HDOD domain-containing protein, whose amino-acid sequence is MSSKRVKEIHDKINAMPLFSQVADRALSAERDRSLDGSLDERGFHHPGLARQILQMTNLTSYGFSGNRAGSFESDAIESGNVIRSMMLGFSLQDFIGKELPAYGFAENELWEHVMNCGISTWMIASKVGYADLETAFVAGMMHDIGKVILNEFLAEESGNVVDTISQEDETIVHAERKILGIDHAEAGALLAKHWAFDEKIIEAIRYHHQPEKAEIDPDLTALVHLADCVSLSIRQAVSSNDLANLLMGDFSGLPQST
- a CDS encoding HDOD domain-containing protein, with the translated sequence MGQDVQSKILREVRDLPPFSAIANRALKLTNDPKSSAVDISRVISYDAAFTARVLRMANSAYYGFTRKITTVSEAIVILGYETLKSVVLALTLQKFYDQEVKGYGLEKGDLWKHSVGCALAARLIANQVRYPQVEQAFVAGLLHDVGKIILNQYVRKEIDNIVELAAQQGLSFAEAERRILGFDHQDIGSKVAEKWNFDEKIVEAIYQHHRPDRAKKDPELTAIVHVADFICLSLGLGVGSDGMLYPLKKEALDVLNLEEPEIDNLIFSAYNISEEIEKILA
- a CDS encoding chemotaxis protein CheX, with the protein product MLKVEFVNPFLEAAMEVFVTETDLDLEKGPLSVQKSSITSQEVSVLIGITGQIHGQVIYGMSSKTAKKVASKMIGQPVALMDELAQSAISELGNMITGLATVKFSESYKNLAITPPTLIVGNNVMISTMDIHRLYIVLMSELGDIEMSIALKEHMVQSDIGVASARRSAI